A region of uncultured Anaeromusa sp. DNA encodes the following proteins:
- a CDS encoding prepilin-type N-terminal cleavage/methylation domain-containing protein, with protein MVWLERRRWPQARTAIQHLDSLKKTFGAANSRGFTLVELLVAMFLWGVLLSCVVPTAKLGVALTQESFTQILLQREARFLTDAIARDVMMASYVEVPDSTHLKLYMKYQAEKPCTNVSYWFDQSMLLLRREQNGGGAQPVSSGAWAVRTLPLRHCTFTLIHGGSVDSVRVQLTVQDGQRLLPLETQVASCSSWGHGHGL; from the coding sequence ATGGTTTGGCTGGAAAGGCGTAGATGGCCGCAAGCACGAACTGCAATACAGCACCTTGATTCCTTGAAAAAAACGTTTGGAGCCGCAAATTCTAGGGGGTTCACTTTGGTGGAGCTTCTGGTTGCCATGTTCTTATGGGGCGTGCTGTTGAGTTGTGTAGTTCCTACTGCCAAACTAGGCGTAGCGCTGACGCAGGAAAGTTTTACGCAGATTCTTTTGCAGCGAGAAGCTCGCTTTTTAACAGACGCCATTGCTAGGGATGTGATGATGGCCAGCTATGTGGAGGTGCCGGATTCAACACATTTAAAGCTTTATATGAAATACCAGGCGGAAAAGCCCTGTACGAATGTAAGTTATTGGTTTGACCAATCAATGCTGTTGTTACGGCGGGAACAGAACGGAGGCGGCGCCCAGCCAGTAAGCAGCGGTGCCTGGGCAGTACGAACACTGCCGTTGCGCCACTGTACTTTTACGCTTATTCATGGTGGCAGTGTAGATAGCGTACGAGTTCAGTTGACAGTACAAGACGGGCAAAGACTATTGCCTTTGGAAACGCAAGTCGCTTCCTGCAGCAGTTGGGGGCATGGTCATGGCTTGTAA
- a CDS encoding late competence development ComFB family protein has protein sequence MNVKNCMEELVWSHLDRVLDSYPENVCRCPRCRNDLAALALNFLPPRYVATDRGEIFTKIRGLEAQFTVDVISAISMAAVIVNKNPRHMEE, from the coding sequence ATGAATGTAAAAAATTGCATGGAAGAACTGGTCTGGAGCCACTTGGATCGTGTCTTGGATTCGTACCCGGAGAATGTCTGTCGCTGTCCGCGCTGTCGGAACGATTTGGCGGCCTTGGCGCTAAATTTTCTGCCACCACGCTACGTGGCCACAGACCGTGGCGAAATTTTCACCAAAATCAGGGGCTTGGAAGCGCAATTTACAGTCGATGTAATTAGTGCGATTAGCATGGCGGCGGTTATAGTTAATAAAAATCCTCGTCATATGGAAGAGTAA
- the pilO gene encoding type 4a pilus biogenesis protein PilO, which yields MFIGMLFYYIIPFRERLLVLETQTRQQEEKNEQLEKYGLQDQRSEKLVLQEKDRLLQQKLPSGPEVGSFLLEVEQAAKESGVSIVQIRPRELHQEASWRQIPVELAARGSFQNMQLFLTFLGNLNRLAVLQSMVLQEQQEDVQAKFTITIYCEKEN from the coding sequence GTGTTTATAGGAATGCTTTTTTATTATATTATACCTTTTCGTGAGCGGCTGCTGGTTTTGGAAACGCAAACTAGGCAGCAAGAAGAAAAAAATGAACAATTGGAAAAATACGGCTTGCAGGATCAACGATCCGAGAAACTAGTGCTGCAAGAAAAGGATAGGTTGCTGCAGCAGAAATTACCTTCAGGGCCGGAAGTGGGTTCGTTTTTACTGGAAGTGGAACAAGCGGCGAAAGAGTCCGGCGTATCTATTGTGCAAATACGGCCTAGGGAGCTACACCAAGAGGCATCTTGGCGTCAAATTCCCGTGGAATTGGCGGCTCGCGGCTCTTTTCAAAACATGCAGCTTTTTTTGACGTTTCTAGGGAATTTGAACCGGCTGGCAGTCTTGCAAAGCATGGTTTTGCAAGAGCAGCAAGAAGATGTGCAGGCAAAATTTACTATTACTATATACTGTGAGAAAGAGAATTGA
- a CDS encoding prephenate dehydrogenase/arogenate dehydrogenase family protein, with amino-acid sequence MRRVAILGLGLIGGSLGMALRDSGADVLIHGFDKAERTRQLALERGAADICFATPAEAVAQADIVILATPVLQMASLMAEIAEKLPAGCVVSDVGSTKSAVSEALEALLPERCSYIGGHPMAGGERSGMEAAQKGLFQGQWYLLLPGKRASEEQVEMLRTLLLPLGAKVAVMHPQEHDQWAAVISHIPHVTAAALVHLLARAELGDARVQMAGGGFRDTTRIASSDADMWADICISNAAQIHRQIGKLQDILAECAQAVEAGDRQKLHAYFLQARTSRESWLMDLR; translated from the coding sequence GTGAGACGAGTTGCGATTTTAGGCTTAGGTTTAATTGGCGGTTCTTTGGGCATGGCGCTGCGGGACAGCGGCGCCGATGTGCTTATACATGGTTTTGATAAAGCAGAGCGGACGAGACAATTGGCTTTGGAGCGAGGGGCGGCGGACATCTGTTTTGCCACTCCGGCCGAAGCGGTGGCGCAGGCTGATATCGTCATTCTGGCGACTCCGGTACTGCAAATGGCGTCTTTGATGGCCGAAATTGCGGAAAAGTTACCTGCAGGATGTGTTGTTTCCGATGTAGGAAGTACTAAATCGGCGGTTTCAGAAGCCTTGGAGGCGTTGTTGCCGGAGCGTTGTTCTTATATTGGCGGGCATCCTATGGCTGGCGGTGAAAGAAGCGGCATGGAAGCGGCGCAAAAAGGCTTGTTTCAAGGACAGTGGTATTTGCTGCTGCCTGGGAAAAGAGCTTCAGAGGAGCAAGTGGAAATGTTGCGAACGCTGCTGCTTCCGTTGGGAGCTAAGGTTGCCGTCATGCATCCCCAAGAGCATGATCAATGGGCGGCTGTGATTAGCCATATTCCGCATGTGACGGCGGCTGCGCTGGTTCATTTACTAGCCCGAGCAGAACTAGGAGACGCTCGGGTGCAAATGGCGGGGGGCGGCTTTCGGGATACTACGCGTATTGCTTCTTCTGATGCAGACATGTGGGCGGATATTTGCATCAGTAATGCCGCGCAGATACACCGGCAAATAGGGAAACTGCAGGATATTCTCGCAGAATGCGCCCAGGCTGTGGAGGCTGGGGACCGGCAGAAGCTGCATGCTTATTTTTTGCAGGCGCGCACCTCTCGGGAAAGCTGGCTGATGGACTTACGTTAA
- a CDS encoding PilN domain-containing protein — translation MVCVNFLPLPQRGGRNWRQKLLWILTGLFFILALSLSFFYFCLLQRQEAKWQQAWNHYQLLLPLETSRREEAQLQAQIEKKGRLVQQVLQRSLPWVYALGDIGQRLPPQVWLQEISAEAGGQLRLKGMALTQRDLVAFMKNLENQPSFSGLSLGLVEADEQRLAHFELSLCLKRR, via the coding sequence TTGGTTTGCGTTAATTTTCTGCCATTACCTCAGCGAGGCGGACGAAATTGGCGACAGAAATTATTGTGGATTTTAACAGGCCTTTTTTTCATTTTGGCACTAAGTTTAAGCTTTTTTTATTTTTGTCTGTTACAACGGCAAGAAGCAAAGTGGCAGCAGGCTTGGAACCACTATCAACTTTTGCTGCCATTGGAGACGTCCCGAAGAGAAGAAGCGCAGCTGCAGGCGCAAATTGAAAAGAAGGGACGGCTTGTGCAGCAGGTGCTGCAGAGGAGTCTTCCTTGGGTTTACGCCTTGGGTGATATTGGGCAGAGGTTGCCGCCACAAGTTTGGTTGCAGGAAATCAGCGCTGAAGCGGGCGGCCAATTGCGCTTAAAGGGGATGGCGCTTACGCAACGGGATTTAGTGGCTTTTATGAAAAATTTAGAGAACCAGCCGTCGTTTAGCGGCTTAAGCCTAGGTTTAGTAGAGGCTGATGAGCAGAGGTTGGCGCATTTTGAACTGTCGTTATGCTTAAAAAGACGATGA
- a CDS encoding efflux RND transporter permease subunit → MIETFIRRPVFTTMLVLLLVVFGLSSYSGIGLDLYPDVEFPIVNVTVTYTGASPEEMETLVTKPIEDAVSSVSGIKTLSSISKTGTSQITLEFEFGTDPKMAANEVREKVAGVRKKLPDQIDEPVVQRFDISAQSIIYFSLASDERPRQEIRKLAVDIVKDELQRLDGVGDVNVFGSTLREIQLRIDPAKMEAYNITYQQLEDAVNAQNIDTPGGQVSAKSLELTVRTLGKYTSVEELRNLVLTNRDGRLVRVGDVVEVVDSYAEERGFAHTNGKPSVMVAVQKQSGSNTVDVAERAKKAMKGMQERVLPTDINVTIVRDSSTYIRDNVEDVMVSLLFGGFLAVIITFLFLQNVRATLISAIAIPTSIIATFFLMKVMNFTLNNMSLMGLSLAVGILIDDAIVVIENIFRHMEDGKSPLQAAKEGTQEISLAVLATTLSILAVFVPVGSMGEVVGQFFKQFGLTVAFAVTFSLFVAFTLTPMLSAYWLKGHGGRESLPCVQKVLDLWEQSFLWLRDIYREVLRWALQRPKKLVAIAFLSLFINGLLLPFVGVEFQPSYDSGEFSINFSAPAGTSQDQMIELAQPLEKMVLELPELQSAFVVTAARRDPIYKGTIGVRLTPGADRKRTMDDIMNDLRVKTRKIKGLKVAVVTNQGIGRGDSRPVQLGLRGPELEVLNQKAQELADMIRQLPGTADVDISSEQYEPQIHVKLDPAKAGSVGITAATAGDIIQLAFLGVVTKNQYNVGGNDYDIRLRLQEGRRVSYDDVANLRVSTTANGSFVRLADIATVKVSAGPTQIDRESRQRQVIVYANAVGISAGEILNQVKALIPDLNLPLGYSYKFVGQADSMNSAFGQISKAILLAVILIYMVLAAEFESFVHPMTIMLSLPFSLVGAILSLMMTGKTINMISLIGAIMLMGLVTKNAILLIDYTNQLRREGWEIREALVEAGSVRLRPILMTTMAMIFGMLPVAMGIGAGAEMRSSMGVVLVGGLITSTVLTLVIVPLVYLLLESMRSKKNQM, encoded by the coding sequence ATGATCGAAACATTTATCAGGCGGCCAGTTTTTACCACCATGTTGGTGTTGCTGCTGGTGGTGTTTGGCCTGAGCTCCTATTCCGGTATTGGCTTAGACTTGTATCCGGACGTGGAATTTCCTATTGTTAATGTAACTGTGACTTATACCGGCGCTTCACCGGAAGAAATGGAAACATTGGTTACCAAACCGATTGAGGATGCGGTTAGCTCGGTATCCGGCATAAAAACGTTGTCTTCCATTTCTAAAACCGGTACCTCGCAAATTACTTTGGAATTTGAATTTGGCACAGATCCGAAAATGGCAGCCAATGAAGTGCGTGAAAAAGTTGCAGGGGTGCGAAAAAAACTGCCGGATCAGATTGATGAACCGGTAGTGCAGCGCTTTGACATTAGTGCGCAATCCATTATTTATTTCAGCTTAGCCTCCGATGAACGGCCGCGCCAGGAAATTCGCAAACTGGCTGTGGATATTGTTAAAGATGAACTGCAGCGGCTGGATGGCGTAGGCGATGTAAATGTATTTGGGTCGACATTGCGGGAAATTCAATTGCGTATCGATCCAGCCAAAATGGAAGCCTATAACATTACGTATCAGCAATTGGAAGATGCAGTAAATGCCCAAAACATAGATACTCCCGGCGGGCAAGTTAGCGCCAAAAGTTTGGAACTGACGGTGCGTACACTGGGGAAATATACATCCGTAGAGGAATTGCGTAATTTGGTGCTGACTAATCGCGACGGCCGTCTGGTTCGTGTCGGCGATGTCGTAGAAGTTGTGGACAGTTATGCAGAGGAACGGGGCTTTGCTCATACCAATGGGAAACCTAGCGTCATGGTGGCGGTGCAGAAGCAGTCCGGCTCCAATACAGTTGATGTAGCTGAACGTGCGAAAAAAGCCATGAAAGGCATGCAAGAGAGGGTTCTTCCGACAGATATTAATGTTACTATCGTACGTGACAGTTCTACTTACATCCGGGACAATGTGGAAGATGTCATGGTGTCGCTGTTATTCGGCGGCTTCCTGGCGGTTATCATTACCTTTTTGTTTTTACAGAATGTGCGGGCTACGCTTATTTCGGCCATTGCCATTCCTACTTCAATTATTGCTACTTTCTTTTTGATGAAGGTGATGAATTTTACTCTTAACAATATGTCCTTGATGGGGTTGAGTTTGGCCGTAGGCATTTTGATTGACGATGCCATTGTGGTCATTGAGAATATTTTCCGCCACATGGAAGATGGTAAATCTCCTCTGCAGGCGGCTAAAGAAGGGACTCAGGAAATTTCACTAGCTGTACTGGCGACGACGTTGTCCATTTTAGCCGTGTTCGTGCCTGTTGGCAGCATGGGAGAAGTTGTTGGCCAGTTCTTTAAACAATTTGGTCTGACTGTTGCCTTTGCGGTTACTTTTTCTCTCTTTGTGGCTTTTACATTGACGCCGATGCTTTCGGCTTACTGGTTGAAGGGCCATGGAGGCAGAGAATCGCTGCCCTGTGTTCAAAAGGTATTGGATCTTTGGGAGCAGTCTTTTTTATGGCTGCGCGACATCTATCGAGAAGTGTTGCGCTGGGCGTTGCAGCGTCCTAAAAAATTGGTGGCGATAGCTTTTTTGTCTTTGTTTATCAATGGTTTGCTGTTGCCTTTTGTAGGGGTTGAATTTCAACCAAGTTATGATTCGGGAGAGTTTTCTATTAACTTTTCCGCTCCTGCCGGTACGTCTCAGGATCAGATGATTGAGTTGGCACAGCCCTTAGAAAAAATGGTGTTGGAACTGCCTGAATTGCAATCGGCTTTTGTTGTGACGGCGGCTAGACGTGATCCTATTTATAAAGGAACTATCGGGGTTCGCTTGACACCTGGGGCGGATCGGAAACGTACAATGGACGATATTATGAACGATCTACGGGTGAAAACTAGAAAGATTAAAGGCCTCAAAGTGGCGGTGGTGACCAATCAGGGCATTGGCCGCGGCGACAGCCGACCCGTGCAGCTTGGCTTGCGCGGACCGGAACTGGAAGTGCTAAACCAAAAGGCTCAGGAATTGGCCGATATGATCCGGCAACTGCCGGGGACGGCGGATGTTGATATTTCCAGTGAACAGTATGAACCGCAGATCCATGTAAAACTGGATCCGGCTAAAGCGGGAAGCGTGGGGATTACTGCCGCCACAGCCGGCGATATTATTCAATTGGCTTTTCTGGGAGTTGTGACAAAAAATCAGTATAATGTAGGCGGCAATGATTATGATATCCGTTTGCGGCTGCAGGAAGGACGGCGCGTCAGTTATGACGATGTAGCCAACTTGCGTGTCAGTACAACGGCTAACGGTTCTTTTGTACGGTTGGCGGATATTGCTACCGTAAAAGTCAGTGCAGGGCCGACTCAGATTGATCGCGAATCACGGCAACGTCAGGTTATTGTCTATGCCAACGCTGTCGGGATTTCCGCCGGTGAGATTCTGAACCAAGTCAAAGCCCTAATTCCGGACTTGAACCTGCCTTTAGGCTATAGCTATAAATTTGTTGGTCAGGCTGACAGTATGAACAGCGCTTTCGGGCAAATCAGTAAAGCCATTCTGCTGGCTGTTATTTTGATCTATATGGTGCTGGCAGCGGAGTTTGAAAGCTTTGTGCATCCGATGACGATTATGTTGTCCCTGCCGTTTTCGCTGGTTGGAGCTATTTTGTCCTTGATGATGACCGGCAAAACGATCAATATGATTTCTTTGATTGGCGCCATCATGCTCATGGGGTTGGTGACAAAGAACGCCATTTTACTCATCGACTACACAAATCAACTGCGCCGGGAAGGCTGGGAGATTCGAGAGGCCTTGGTTGAGGCTGGCTCGGTGCGTTTGCGGCCCATTCTAATGACCACTATGGCTATGATTTTCGGTATGCTGCCTGTGGCCATGGGAATTGGGGCTGGTGCGGAGATGCGTTCTTCCATGGGGGTTGTTCTTGTTGGTGGTTTGATTACTTCGACGGTGCTTACATTAGTAATAGTTCCATTGGTGTATTTGCTTTTGGAAAGCATGCGTTCCAAGAAAAATCAAATGTAA
- a CDS encoding shikimate kinase — MRRNLVLIGFMGTGKTTIGRILGARLGYPFVDSDRKLESQEGKSISEIFEQEGEEAFRAKEKEMIARLARYTGTVIATGGGVVLDEENVKRLRRNGILVLLQASPEVILERTGRRQNRPLLAVEEREERVRALLTQREEVYTQAADAVIDTSECGPQEIAEKIIEFVRQGGWLRGHRRSGHR; from the coding sequence ATGAGACGCAATCTTGTCTTAATAGGCTTTATGGGGACTGGCAAGACTACGATTGGCAGGATTTTAGGGGCAAGACTGGGGTATCCTTTTGTTGATAGCGATCGTAAATTAGAAAGCCAGGAGGGAAAAAGCATTTCTGAGATTTTTGAGCAAGAAGGCGAGGAAGCCTTTCGTGCAAAAGAAAAGGAAATGATTGCTCGTTTGGCACGCTATACAGGTACAGTAATTGCCACAGGCGGCGGTGTGGTTCTAGATGAAGAAAATGTGAAGCGCTTGCGGCGCAACGGAATTTTGGTTTTGCTCCAAGCTTCGCCGGAGGTTATTTTGGAGCGAACCGGTCGGCGTCAAAATCGGCCATTACTAGCGGTAGAAGAACGGGAAGAACGAGTAAGAGCGTTGCTAACTCAGCGTGAAGAAGTATATACGCAAGCAGCAGATGCAGTTATTGATACAAGTGAATGCGGGCCGCAGGAAATTGCGGAAAAAATCATTGAATTTGTAAGACAAGGAGGCTGGTTGCGTGGACATCGTAGAAGTGGTCACCGGTGA
- the aroB gene encoding 3-dehydroquinate synthase, with amino-acid sequence MDIVEVVTGERKYEIHIAAKVLEQVPALCLQAGIKAGKTLVVTDENVQPLYGETVKNVLESAGWQVRLAVVPAGESAKTFNWAQWLYDEALAAGIDRKRPIIALGGGVVGDLAGFVAATFLRGVPFVQLPTTLLAQVDSSVGGKVAVNHPQGKNLIGSFYQPHLVAADVATLDTLSEREWAGGLAEVVKYGAIFDASFLAWLESHVLALRQKNREETEYLIGVCCRHKAAIVAEDEKETGRRALLNFGHTIGHALESATGFTHYIHGEAVAIGMIGAAYLGECCGVTVPGTCERLERILKAVGLPIRSTVCSAEQLAPLLMHDKKVAEGTLHWVLLQEAGVALVTKQVTEADVLAALCYICEK; translated from the coding sequence GTGGACATCGTAGAAGTGGTCACCGGTGAAAGAAAGTACGAGATTCATATTGCAGCCAAGGTGCTGGAACAAGTACCGGCTTTGTGCTTGCAAGCTGGTATAAAGGCTGGAAAAACGCTGGTGGTGACGGACGAGAATGTCCAGCCTTTATACGGAGAAACCGTAAAAAACGTGTTAGAATCGGCTGGATGGCAAGTGCGGTTGGCGGTTGTTCCGGCCGGTGAAAGTGCAAAAACCTTTAACTGGGCTCAGTGGTTGTATGATGAAGCATTGGCAGCGGGAATTGATCGAAAACGGCCTATTATTGCCTTAGGTGGTGGCGTTGTAGGCGATTTGGCAGGCTTTGTGGCGGCTACGTTTTTGAGGGGCGTTCCTTTTGTACAATTGCCGACGACTTTATTGGCGCAGGTGGACTCTAGCGTGGGCGGCAAAGTAGCGGTGAACCATCCGCAAGGCAAGAATCTGATTGGCTCCTTCTATCAGCCGCATTTGGTGGCGGCTGATGTGGCGACGTTAGACACCCTGTCGGAGCGAGAGTGGGCCGGTGGTTTGGCAGAGGTTGTGAAATACGGAGCTATTTTTGACGCGTCTTTCCTGGCGTGGCTGGAGAGCCATGTACTGGCCTTGCGTCAAAAGAACCGCGAAGAAACAGAGTACCTCATTGGCGTATGTTGCCGTCATAAAGCAGCGATTGTAGCGGAGGATGAGAAGGAAACGGGCCGGAGAGCTCTTCTGAATTTTGGCCATACGATAGGACATGCTTTAGAAAGCGCTACCGGGTTTACGCACTATATTCACGGGGAAGCGGTGGCTATCGGTATGATTGGAGCGGCCTATCTGGGGGAATGCTGCGGCGTGACGGTTCCTGGAACGTGTGAACGGCTGGAGCGCATTTTAAAAGCAGTTGGTCTTCCCATCCGGAGCACGGTATGTTCTGCTGAGCAATTGGCGCCGCTGTTGATGCATGATAAAAAAGTGGCTGAAGGCACGCTGCACTGGGTACTGCTGCAAGAAGCAGGAGTGGCTCTAGTGACCAAGCAAGTAACTGAGGCGGATGTTTTGGCAGCATTATGTTATATTTGTGAAAAATAA
- the aroC gene encoding chorismate synthase, whose protein sequence is MIRYLTAGESHGPSLTVIMEGVPAGVKLEEKLMQQEMARRQQGVGRGGRMAIETDTVRVASGVRFGETIGSPLTLVVENRDHANWLDRMAPFGAPSGEAVTAVRPGHADLTGVLKYDRQDARDILERASARETAARVAAGGVCKQLLAALGVKVRSHVVNLGGVESSLQGMAAFQAWRQPDPQTACLDEAASLAMKKRVAEAQNTGDTLGGVIEVFADGLWAGLGTYAQGDRRLDARLAAAMVSIPAIKGVEFGEGFQYANLSGSQAHDEIFHADAKGFFRRTNHAGGLEGGMSNGEVLWLRLVMKPIPTLMQPLATVDLRSKAAVDACKERSDVCAVPAAAVVAEAMLAITLAQVISEQFGGDCFQDLNHNITAYKQRLEQRA, encoded by the coding sequence ATGATACGGTATTTGACGGCGGGAGAATCGCATGGACCATCTTTGACAGTGATTATGGAAGGGGTGCCCGCAGGGGTAAAGCTGGAAGAGAAGTTGATGCAACAGGAGATGGCGCGTCGGCAACAAGGCGTAGGACGTGGTGGCAGGATGGCGATAGAGACTGACACAGTCCGCGTCGCTTCTGGGGTGCGTTTCGGGGAAACGATAGGTTCGCCGTTGACCTTGGTGGTGGAGAATCGGGATCATGCCAATTGGCTGGATAGAATGGCGCCTTTCGGAGCCCCCTCAGGAGAAGCAGTTACTGCCGTACGGCCTGGGCATGCGGATTTAACCGGCGTATTAAAGTATGATCGTCAGGATGCGCGAGATATTTTGGAACGAGCCAGTGCTAGAGAAACGGCAGCGCGTGTAGCTGCTGGAGGGGTATGTAAACAGCTGCTAGCAGCATTGGGTGTCAAGGTTCGTTCTCATGTTGTCAATTTAGGTGGTGTGGAATCTTCGCTGCAAGGCATGGCGGCTTTTCAAGCTTGGCGGCAGCCGGACCCGCAAACAGCTTGTCTGGATGAGGCGGCTTCGCTGGCTATGAAAAAGAGAGTAGCAGAGGCACAGAACACAGGCGATACCTTGGGTGGTGTGATAGAGGTCTTTGCAGACGGACTTTGGGCGGGCCTTGGCACCTACGCCCAAGGAGACCGGCGCTTGGATGCACGCTTAGCGGCAGCCATGGTTTCGATTCCCGCTATTAAAGGCGTTGAATTTGGTGAAGGTTTCCAATATGCAAACTTGTCTGGAAGCCAAGCGCATGATGAGATTTTTCATGCTGACGCTAAAGGCTTTTTTCGCCGTACTAATCATGCCGGTGGTTTAGAAGGAGGCATGAGCAACGGGGAAGTGTTGTGGTTGCGCCTCGTGATGAAGCCCATTCCCACGTTGATGCAGCCTTTGGCTACGGTGGATTTGCGGTCTAAGGCGGCGGTAGATGCTTGCAAAGAGCGCAGCGACGTATGTGCTGTGCCGGCTGCGGCGGTAGTGGCGGAAGCGATGCTGGCCATTACCTTGGCGCAGGTGATCAGCGAGCAATTTGGTGGTGATTGCTTCCAAGACCTGAACCACAACATAACAGCCTATAAACAGCGTTTGGAGCAGCGAGCATGA
- a CDS encoding efflux RND transporter periplasmic adaptor subunit translates to MTRKKKILTVTILVVVALSAIIGFRIYSNISANKERAARMAQGKIPNVTTAVVGRQNLQPVLIFSGSLEPVWNADVSAKVDGRLDRVLVEEGDQVAAGTLLAQMDTAELEAQVIQAEGNLLSKKADLEQAQLDLQRMDSLSEQGAVSVASLDTARTKRDLCIGQVRSYEGSLALAKAKLDYTQVRSPKAGVITKRFLQSGGYTKLGTAIVTVADLTSLLAKVTVGEAQVSDVAVGKKVSVRIEALGNQIFEGVIVRVSPSAATASRAFMAEIEISNPTGILKPGMFAKAEVTGAAHPNALVVPESALVMREDQKTVYVINAERRVQQRLLKTGYIGGGWAEVLEGLQEGEQIVVSGQNKLRDGAKIDAGDSEAEAAK, encoded by the coding sequence GTGACACGGAAGAAAAAGATACTCACGGTCACGATTCTTGTTGTAGTCGCACTGTCCGCGATAATCGGCTTTCGGATCTACAGCAATATTTCGGCGAACAAAGAGCGGGCGGCTCGTATGGCGCAGGGAAAAATACCCAATGTCACGACCGCTGTAGTTGGTCGGCAAAATTTGCAGCCGGTGCTGATTTTTTCGGGCAGTTTGGAGCCTGTCTGGAATGCAGACGTATCCGCGAAGGTGGATGGTCGTCTCGATCGCGTGCTCGTAGAAGAAGGCGATCAGGTAGCCGCCGGAACCTTGCTGGCGCAAATGGATACGGCAGAACTGGAAGCACAGGTCATTCAAGCGGAAGGGAACCTGCTGTCTAAAAAAGCGGACTTAGAGCAGGCGCAGCTAGATTTACAGCGCATGGATTCCTTGTCGGAACAAGGTGCTGTTTCTGTCGCCTCGTTGGATACGGCTAGGACGAAGCGGGATTTGTGTATCGGACAGGTGCGTTCTTATGAGGGAAGTTTGGCTTTAGCCAAGGCTAAGTTGGACTATACGCAGGTTCGATCTCCCAAGGCTGGTGTGATTACCAAACGTTTTTTGCAGTCTGGCGGCTATACTAAATTGGGAACAGCTATTGTAACGGTGGCCGACTTGACATCGCTGCTGGCTAAAGTAACGGTCGGTGAAGCGCAGGTAAGCGATGTAGCTGTAGGTAAAAAAGTGTCTGTGCGGATAGAAGCGTTGGGGAATCAGATATTTGAAGGCGTTATTGTGCGCGTATCTCCATCCGCGGCGACGGCTTCCCGAGCCTTTATGGCGGAAATTGAAATTTCTAATCCGACAGGAATCTTGAAGCCGGGCATGTTTGCTAAAGCGGAAGTGACAGGAGCGGCGCACCCGAATGCCTTGGTTGTGCCTGAAAGCGCGTTAGTTATGCGGGAAGACCAAAAAACGGTTTATGTAATCAATGCTGAAAGACGGGTGCAGCAGCGTTTGTTGAAAACCGGTTATATCGGCGGTGGTTGGGCTGAAGTGCTAGAAGGCTTGCAAGAGGGCGAACAAATTGTGGTTTCCGGTCAAAATAAACTGCGTGACGGAGCGAAAATTGACGCAGGCGACAGTGAAGCGGAGGCCGCCAAATGA